A single region of the Oncorhynchus keta strain PuntledgeMale-10-30-2019 chromosome 4, Oket_V2, whole genome shotgun sequence genome encodes:
- the LOC118371792 gene encoding ATP-citrate synthase-like yields MPPSTVPMDYFWAREPKSGSFMTNISDETGLDLLYTPMPIGKHLRRDKSIDGKKVISHWRQLELYSTHHLSIFASLSLTLR; encoded by the exons ATGCCCCCTTCCACTGTGCCAATGGACTACTTTTGGGCCCGA GAGCCAAAGTCAGGCTCCTTCATGACCAATATCAGTGACGAGACGGGCCTGGATCTGCTTTACACTCCCATGCCCATCGGCAAACACCTCCGAAGGGACAAAAG tatagatggaAAGAAAGTCATTAGCCACTGGAGACAGCTGGAGTTGTACTCTACACACCACTTGTCTATATTTGCTAG CCTCTCGCTGACTCTACGGTGA